One Microbacterium marinum genomic window carries:
- a CDS encoding ABC transporter ATP-binding protein — protein MQITTSDMGLAARVQNLTKTFGAGESTVRALDDVTVGIRRGEFTAIMGPSGSGKSTLMHIMAGLDNPTAGRVWIGDTDITGLSDIDLTILRRRRVGFVFQAFNLVPTLDAIGNIMLPFDLDGRRPSALERSRIDGLVETLGLTARLRHRPHQLSGGQQQRVAIARALATSPDLLFADEPTGNLDSRSGREVLALMANASRDHGQSIAMVTHDPVAASYADRVLFLGDGRIVADKPRQTAEQISAHMLAAEAAA, from the coding sequence ATGCAGATCACCACCTCCGACATGGGCCTCGCCGCCCGCGTCCAGAACCTCACGAAGACCTTCGGCGCGGGCGAGTCGACCGTCCGCGCCCTCGACGACGTCACCGTCGGAATCCGTCGCGGCGAGTTCACCGCCATCATGGGCCCCTCCGGATCGGGCAAGTCCACGCTCATGCACATCATGGCGGGCCTCGACAACCCGACCGCGGGGCGCGTCTGGATCGGAGACACCGACATCACCGGCCTCTCTGACATCGACCTGACCATCCTGCGCCGCCGCCGTGTGGGCTTCGTGTTCCAGGCGTTCAACCTCGTGCCCACCCTCGACGCGATCGGCAACATCATGCTGCCGTTCGACCTCGACGGGCGCCGGCCCAGCGCGCTGGAGCGTTCGCGCATCGACGGTCTCGTGGAGACCCTCGGGCTGACCGCCCGTCTGCGCCACCGTCCGCATCAGCTCTCGGGCGGCCAGCAGCAACGCGTGGCCATCGCGCGAGCCCTCGCCACGTCGCCCGACCTGCTGTTCGCCGATGAGCCGACGGGGAACCTCGACTCGCGCTCGGGCCGAGAGGTGCTCGCGCTGATGGCGAACGCCAGCCGCGACCACGGCCAGTCGATCGCGATGGTCACCCACGATCCCGTCGCCGCCTCGTACGCCGACCGCGTGCTGTTCCTCGGTGACGGGCGGATCGTCGCGGACAAGCCCCGGCAGACCGCCGAGCAGATCTCCGCCCACATGCTCGCGGCGGAGGCCGCAGCGTGA
- a CDS encoding response regulator: protein MTVIRVVLVDDQALFRAGIRMVVSSQPDLEVVGEASDGAQALEVVRATRPDVVLMDIRMPVMDGLTATATLLGDPDPPKVVMLTTFDLDEAAARAIQQGASGFLLKDADPEFLLAAIRTVHAGSSVIAAAATRQLFASLGQPTRAVPPAYADLTDREREIFALAARGLSNAEIAAREFLSEATVKTHVSRILAKLALRDRVQLVVFAFEHGLA, encoded by the coding sequence ATGACCGTGATCCGTGTCGTCCTGGTCGACGATCAGGCGCTTTTCCGTGCCGGCATCCGCATGGTGGTCTCGTCGCAGCCCGATCTCGAGGTGGTCGGCGAGGCGTCCGACGGCGCGCAGGCGCTCGAGGTGGTGCGCGCCACCCGCCCGGACGTCGTGCTGATGGACATCCGGATGCCGGTGATGGACGGCCTGACCGCGACGGCGACGCTGCTGGGCGACCCCGATCCGCCGAAGGTGGTCATGTTGACGACGTTCGACCTCGACGAGGCGGCGGCGCGAGCGATCCAGCAGGGGGCGAGCGGATTCCTCCTGAAGGATGCCGATCCGGAGTTCCTCCTCGCGGCGATCCGCACCGTGCACGCCGGTTCGTCGGTGATCGCCGCCGCCGCGACCCGACAGCTCTTCGCTTCCCTCGGGCAGCCCACGCGGGCCGTGCCTCCGGCGTACGCCGACCTCACCGATCGGGAGCGGGAGATCTTCGCGCTCGCCGCCCGCGGGCTGTCGAACGCCGAGATCGCCGCGCGCGAGTTCTTGTCGGAGGCGACGGTGAAGACACACGTGTCCCGCATCCTCGCGAAGCTCGCGCTGCGCGACCGCGTGCAGCTCGTCGTCTTCGCGTTCGAACACGGCCTCGCCTGA
- a CDS encoding histidine kinase, whose protein sequence is MFRQLRPLQVVFDVLVALGFALVALPAELVTSAAPGTEWVAVVLVLIMGAAVAVRRLSPGLSLGVAWTGALLQMTAERNPGFVDIAIFAVLYVTAAYGSRVVFWAGLASVGVGSAAITIYLFRWGLIGQFSWSDLPSAVAILIAALFALGLAWTSGALVRNVLRGRATRAAQVRAEAETAAEQERTRIARDMHDIVAHSLAVIIAQSDGARYAAAADPAAQSAALGTISTTARSALSDVRLLLTQLRHSQSDGPQPTLADLEQLYAQVRAAGVELRVDVDPAPRGEVPASVELAVYRILQEALTNALRHGSGGPVDVSLAWWGDRVDLRVRNEAASEPGAERRVPGHGLIGMRERAQLIGGRLDAGPDGSAFVVSATLPVRADDGLSAPATDSPREFS, encoded by the coding sequence GTGTTCCGCCAGCTCCGCCCCCTCCAGGTGGTCTTCGACGTCCTGGTCGCGCTCGGCTTCGCGCTCGTCGCGCTGCCGGCCGAACTCGTCACGTCGGCTGCCCCGGGGACGGAGTGGGTCGCCGTCGTCCTCGTGCTCATCATGGGCGCGGCGGTGGCGGTTCGCCGACTGTCGCCGGGGCTGTCGCTCGGCGTGGCGTGGACTGGCGCGCTGCTGCAGATGACGGCGGAGCGGAACCCCGGCTTCGTCGACATCGCGATCTTCGCGGTGCTGTACGTCACGGCGGCGTACGGCTCGCGCGTCGTGTTCTGGGCGGGCCTCGCCTCGGTCGGCGTCGGCTCGGCGGCGATCACGATCTACCTGTTCCGCTGGGGTCTCATCGGCCAGTTCTCGTGGTCCGACCTCCCCTCCGCCGTCGCCATTCTCATCGCGGCGCTGTTCGCGCTGGGGCTCGCGTGGACCAGCGGCGCCCTCGTGCGCAACGTCCTCCGTGGCCGCGCCACGCGAGCCGCACAGGTGCGCGCCGAAGCCGAGACAGCGGCGGAACAGGAGCGCACCCGGATCGCGCGGGACATGCACGACATCGTCGCCCACTCGCTCGCCGTGATCATCGCGCAGTCCGACGGCGCTCGCTACGCCGCCGCGGCCGATCCCGCCGCCCAGTCGGCGGCGCTCGGCACGATCTCGACGACGGCGCGGTCGGCGCTGTCGGATGTCCGCCTGCTGCTGACCCAGCTGCGTCACTCCCAGTCCGACGGCCCGCAGCCGACTCTCGCCGATCTCGAACAGCTGTACGCGCAGGTGCGCGCGGCCGGGGTCGAACTGCGTGTCGACGTCGATCCCGCACCGCGCGGGGAGGTGCCCGCGTCCGTGGAGCTCGCGGTCTACCGCATCCTCCAGGAGGCACTGACCAACGCCCTGCGCCACGGCAGTGGTGGACCCGTCGACGTATCGCTCGCCTGGTGGGGCGATCGCGTCGATCTGCGGGTGCGCAACGAGGCGGCATCCGAACCCGGCGCCGAGCGCCGGGTGCCCGGGCACGGCCTCATCGGCATGCGCGAGCGCGCGCAGCTGATCGGCGGCCGCCTCGATGCCGGTCCCGACGGCTCCGCGTTCGTCGTGTCCGCCACCCTTCCCGTTCGTGCGGACGATGGGCTGAGCGCCCCCGCCACTGATTCCCCGCGAGAGTTCTCATGA
- a CDS encoding diacylglycerol/lipid kinase family protein: MSENPIGAEVLVIANSRSGASLGRPDRVPDVRRRLPGATVHELGENETLDDVVAKAVAGSDAPRVLAILGGDGSVSRAAHLARRHDLTLLVLPNGTFNHFARSAGIEDVDAGLDAYEHGAVRSVVVAEVRIDDRDPVTVLNAVSLGAYPELLVERERRSSLGKWWGGAVAAWRALHDAHAVGIARRGRRASVWSVFIGVGRNDPERIAMMQRATLDDAVVDVRIHHARGTRMRAVASLAFGRRSISVLRAVRLMPPASDLERIVSADIDLEVRAGSAPDIYVHDGELEQVGQDGFRLRVSAIDQGLRVYLPGR, encoded by the coding sequence ATGAGCGAGAACCCGATCGGCGCTGAGGTCCTCGTGATCGCGAACTCGCGTTCGGGCGCCTCGCTCGGGCGCCCTGACCGGGTACCCGACGTCCGGCGCCGGCTGCCGGGCGCGACGGTGCACGAGCTGGGCGAGAACGAGACGCTCGACGACGTGGTGGCGAAGGCGGTCGCGGGGTCAGACGCGCCGCGTGTGCTGGCCATCCTCGGCGGGGACGGCTCGGTCTCCCGCGCCGCTCATCTCGCGCGCCGGCACGACCTCACCCTCCTCGTGCTGCCGAACGGAACCTTCAATCACTTCGCGCGCTCGGCCGGCATCGAAGACGTCGACGCCGGACTCGACGCGTACGAGCACGGCGCGGTCCGCAGCGTCGTCGTCGCCGAGGTGCGCATCGACGACCGAGATCCCGTCACTGTGCTCAACGCCGTCTCCCTCGGCGCATACCCCGAGCTCCTGGTAGAACGCGAGCGCCGCTCGAGTCTCGGCAAATGGTGGGGCGGTGCCGTGGCCGCGTGGCGGGCCCTGCACGACGCACACGCCGTCGGCATCGCTCGACGCGGACGACGAGCCTCGGTCTGGTCGGTGTTCATCGGTGTGGGGCGCAACGATCCCGAGCGCATCGCCATGATGCAGCGAGCGACGCTCGACGACGCCGTCGTCGACGTCCGCATCCACCACGCTCGCGGAACGCGCATGCGGGCGGTGGCATCGCTCGCGTTCGGCCGACGCTCGATCTCGGTGCTGCGCGCGGTCCGCCTCATGCCGCCGGCATCCGATCTCGAACGGATCGTGTCGGCAGACATCGACCTCGAGGTCCGCGCCGGGAGCGCCCCTGACATCTACGTGCACGACGGCGAGCTCGAGCAGGTCGGACAGGACGGGTTCCGCCTGCGCGTCTCGGCGATCGACCAGGGGCTGCGCGTCTACCTGCCCGGGCGCTGA
- a CDS encoding Lrp/AsnC ligand binding domain-containing protein, which yields MASDDQTSARAFGDDADAAILRELAVNARATLADLSAVSKLSVSATQARVRRLEAKGAITGYRAIIDPETVGKPLAAFVEITPLDPGQPDNAPELIAHLDEIEACHSIAGDAAYMLFVRVATPRDLERLIRDIRSAASVNTRTTVVLQSFFEHRPLGPA from the coding sequence GTGGCATCCGACGACCAGACATCCGCCCGCGCATTCGGCGACGACGCGGATGCCGCGATCCTCCGGGAGCTCGCCGTGAACGCGCGGGCCACCCTCGCCGACCTCTCCGCCGTCTCGAAGCTGTCGGTGTCGGCCACCCAGGCCCGGGTGCGTCGCCTTGAGGCGAAGGGGGCGATCACCGGGTACCGCGCGATCATCGACCCCGAGACGGTCGGCAAGCCGCTCGCCGCGTTCGTCGAGATCACGCCGTTGGATCCCGGTCAGCCCGACAACGCACCCGAGCTGATCGCCCACCTCGATGAGATCGAGGCGTGCCATTCCATCGCGGGGGATGCCGCATACATGCTGTTCGTGCGCGTCGCGACGCCACGCGATCTCGAGCGCCTCATCCGCGACATCCGTTCCGCGGCGTCGGTGAACACGCGCACGACGGTCGTGCTGCAGTCGTTCTTCGAGCATCGCCCGCTCGGTCCTGCCTGA
- a CDS encoding DUF6421 family protein, with product MSTVTPTPTIIGMPEVVEDPRAVIDSHAWRLLKSAATALQALQDADGSVPRPEDHESARAHVDAIISGIRALAPAFPHDGDYLRASVADFERWDAEGFGVPDFLDSLTAFQPQEHRVDGLRHLVVFPMYTQNGSRRRHVEAVLVEVIWPEFIAEVETTYTNRLFVSLRLLDFTPGYDTNSAVLFPETVAMREVPTFTWGAIFQDREAARYRRVVRAAAEITRLDLPDAAARLLDDQALAEKTFVMWDLIHDRTHMRGDLPFDPFMIKQRMPYFLYSLEELRCDLTAFRECVAIERRLSAASELTSIEAETLDQAGLVQFAVIFDRIFRFAITGTRERNYDGLGGQLLFAWLHRRGVLHWTDTSLAFEWERVPDAVIELADAIDRLYWESIDRPKVAHWLAAYDLVRSTVTPHPASRWARGLSDDVLAGPPKGYTDAVLDDEFPLSMFFEALEKKMRPVIASTAGIRGTDD from the coding sequence ATGAGCACCGTCACCCCCACCCCGACGATCATCGGAATGCCCGAGGTGGTCGAAGACCCCCGCGCCGTCATCGACTCCCACGCGTGGCGCCTCCTGAAGTCCGCCGCCACGGCTCTGCAGGCACTGCAGGATGCCGACGGCTCGGTTCCCCGCCCGGAAGACCACGAATCGGCCCGCGCGCACGTCGACGCCATCATCTCCGGCATCCGTGCCCTCGCACCGGCCTTCCCGCACGACGGCGATTACCTCCGCGCGAGCGTCGCCGATTTCGAGCGATGGGATGCCGAAGGCTTCGGCGTTCCCGACTTCCTCGACTCGCTCACGGCGTTCCAGCCGCAGGAGCACCGCGTCGACGGCTTGCGGCACCTCGTCGTCTTCCCGATGTACACGCAGAACGGGTCGCGTCGGCGCCACGTCGAGGCGGTGCTCGTGGAGGTCATCTGGCCCGAGTTCATCGCCGAGGTCGAGACGACCTACACGAACCGGCTGTTCGTGTCGCTCCGCCTCCTCGACTTCACACCCGGCTACGACACCAACTCTGCGGTGCTCTTCCCCGAGACCGTCGCGATGCGCGAGGTTCCGACCTTCACGTGGGGCGCGATCTTCCAGGACCGTGAAGCGGCTCGCTACCGCCGGGTGGTCCGCGCCGCTGCGGAGATCACCCGCCTCGATCTCCCCGACGCCGCCGCTCGGCTCCTTGACGACCAGGCCCTCGCCGAGAAGACCTTCGTGATGTGGGACCTGATCCACGACCGGACGCACATGCGCGGCGACCTGCCGTTCGACCCGTTCATGATCAAGCAGCGGATGCCGTACTTCCTGTACTCACTGGAAGAGCTCCGGTGCGACCTCACCGCCTTCAGGGAGTGCGTCGCCATCGAACGGCGCCTTTCCGCGGCATCCGAGCTGACGAGCATCGAGGCCGAGACGCTCGACCAGGCGGGCCTCGTGCAGTTCGCCGTGATCTTCGACCGCATCTTCCGCTTCGCCATCACGGGCACGCGGGAGCGCAACTACGACGGCCTGGGCGGGCAGCTGCTGTTCGCCTGGCTGCACCGCCGCGGCGTTCTCCACTGGACCGACACGTCGCTCGCGTTCGAGTGGGAGCGCGTTCCCGATGCCGTCATCGAGCTCGCGGACGCGATCGACCGGCTGTACTGGGAGTCGATCGACCGACCCAAGGTGGCGCACTGGCTGGCCGCCTACGACCTCGTGCGTTCGACGGTGACGCCGCACCCCGCGTCGCGGTGGGCGCGAGGGCTGTCCGACGACGTGCTCGCCGGCCCGCCGAAGGGCTACACCGACGCGGTCCTCGACGACGAGTTCCCGCTGTCGATGTTCTTCGAGGCGCTCGAGAAGAAGATGCGCCCTGTGATCGCGTCGACGGCGGGCATCCGCGGCACCGACGACTGA
- a CDS encoding MFS transporter, which translates to MTDAESRSPTPARTVPSNGMRTFLHVLVNTAVANVTTSFLWFALTFWVYLETKSVLATGIIGGAYMLLLAVFGMVFGTLVDRFRKHSVMVFSAVFTLAAFLAAGAIYLAQPESAILDLGRPWFWLFAGVILTGAVVENLRNIALSTTVTLLVPTERHANANGLVGTVQGIAFIVTSALSGLAVGIVGMGWTLVIALGLTALPLVHLLMLRIPEERPVPDPGSKILDVRGAAAAIRAVPGLFALILFSTFNNLVGGLYMALMDPYGLELFAVEIWGIVLAVTATGFLIGGGIVAAKGLGRNPIRTLLLAVAGMGLLGAVFTLREWWWLYALGIWAYMTLVPIIEAAEQTVIQRVVPFERQGRVFGAATALEVSTGPITSFAIAPIAEFWIIPYLRTAEGERAWSWLLGEGEVRGIALIFLVGGLVMVAAALAAFLTRSYRILSAEYATAPSTVAAEDGTPAHAPPSSRHAAGGVAGD; encoded by the coding sequence ATGACCGACGCTGAGTCGCGTTCTCCCACTCCGGCCCGCACCGTTCCCTCGAACGGAATGCGGACGTTCCTCCACGTGCTGGTGAACACCGCGGTGGCGAACGTCACGACGAGCTTCCTCTGGTTCGCGCTGACCTTCTGGGTCTATCTCGAGACGAAATCGGTGCTCGCGACGGGCATCATCGGCGGCGCGTACATGCTGCTCCTCGCCGTGTTCGGGATGGTGTTCGGCACCCTCGTCGACCGCTTCCGCAAACACTCCGTCATGGTGTTCTCGGCGGTGTTCACCCTGGCCGCGTTCCTCGCTGCCGGGGCCATCTACCTCGCGCAGCCCGAATCCGCGATCCTCGACCTGGGGCGTCCGTGGTTCTGGCTCTTCGCCGGCGTCATCCTCACCGGCGCGGTCGTCGAGAACCTCCGCAACATCGCCCTCTCGACGACCGTCACCCTCCTGGTGCCCACCGAACGCCACGCGAACGCGAACGGCCTCGTCGGGACGGTCCAAGGCATCGCCTTCATCGTCACGAGCGCGCTGTCGGGCCTGGCCGTGGGCATCGTCGGTATGGGCTGGACCCTGGTGATCGCACTCGGTCTGACCGCACTGCCGCTCGTGCACCTCCTGATGCTGCGCATCCCCGAGGAGCGCCCCGTCCCCGACCCGGGGTCGAAGATCCTCGACGTGCGCGGCGCCGCCGCGGCGATCCGCGCCGTGCCCGGCCTGTTCGCCCTGATCCTCTTCTCCACCTTCAACAACCTCGTGGGCGGTCTGTACATGGCCCTCATGGACCCGTACGGGCTCGAGCTCTTCGCGGTCGAGATCTGGGGCATCGTCTTGGCGGTGACCGCCACCGGCTTCCTCATCGGCGGGGGCATCGTCGCCGCGAAGGGGCTTGGTCGCAACCCGATCAGGACACTCTTGCTGGCGGTGGCGGGCATGGGCCTGCTGGGAGCGGTGTTCACCCTCCGGGAGTGGTGGTGGCTGTACGCCCTCGGCATCTGGGCGTACATGACGCTCGTGCCGATCATCGAGGCGGCAGAGCAGACCGTCATTCAGCGCGTCGTCCCGTTCGAACGTCAGGGTCGTGTCTTCGGCGCCGCGACGGCGCTGGAAGTCTCCACCGGCCCGATCACGTCGTTCGCGATCGCGCCCATCGCTGAGTTCTGGATCATCCCGTATCTGCGGACGGCCGAGGGGGAGCGCGCGTGGTCATGGCTGCTCGGCGAGGGCGAGGTGCGGGGGATCGCACTCATCTTCCTGGTCGGCGGGCTCGTGATGGTGGCGGCGGCCCTGGCCGCCTTCCTCACGCGCTCCTACCGGATCCTCTCCGCCGAGTACGCCACCGCACCGTCCACGGTCGCAGCCGAGGACGGCACGCCAGCGCACGCCCCACCCTCCTCCCGGCACGCCGCCGGAGGAGTGGCGGGCGACTGA
- a CDS encoding beta-eliminating lyase-related protein, whose translation MTTIHDRTVRSFASDNYSGVHPDVLAAIAAANDGHQIAYGEDVYTARLQEVFAHHFGEDAQAFPVFNGTGANVTGLQSMLPRWGAVVAASTAHINVDEGGAPEKVAGIKILNVPTGDGKLTPELVDLEAWGWGDEHRAQPLVVSITQSTELGTLYTPDEIRALADHAHSRGMRLHLDGARLSNAAAALDLPIRAFTKDAGVDLVSAGGTKNGALAAEAIVVLDPAASQGLPYLRKLNMQLSSKMRFVSAQLIALYEGDLYLRNARHANAMAARLRAAVEAGIADGSITGVAFSQPTQANGVFATLPDGVADALRETFRFYDWDAAKNEVRWMCSFDTTESDVDAFIAELARLTGGARG comes from the coding sequence GTGACGACGATCCACGACCGCACGGTCCGTTCCTTCGCCAGCGACAACTACTCCGGGGTCCACCCCGACGTGCTCGCGGCCATCGCTGCCGCCAACGACGGCCACCAGATCGCCTACGGCGAAGACGTGTACACCGCACGGCTGCAGGAGGTCTTCGCGCACCACTTCGGCGAAGACGCGCAGGCGTTCCCGGTCTTCAACGGCACCGGGGCGAACGTCACCGGCCTGCAGTCGATGCTGCCCCGGTGGGGCGCCGTGGTCGCGGCATCCACCGCCCACATCAACGTCGACGAGGGTGGCGCACCCGAGAAGGTCGCGGGCATCAAGATTCTGAACGTCCCGACTGGCGACGGCAAGCTCACCCCCGAGCTCGTCGACCTGGAAGCGTGGGGTTGGGGCGACGAGCACCGCGCGCAGCCGCTCGTCGTGTCGATCACGCAGTCCACCGAACTCGGCACCCTTTACACCCCCGACGAGATCCGGGCGTTAGCCGACCACGCTCACTCCCGCGGCATGCGCCTGCACCTCGACGGCGCGCGCCTGTCCAACGCCGCGGCCGCCCTCGACCTGCCGATCCGCGCCTTCACCAAGGATGCCGGTGTCGACCTCGTCAGCGCCGGCGGCACGAAGAACGGCGCGCTCGCGGCCGAGGCGATCGTCGTCCTCGACCCCGCGGCATCCCAGGGCCTCCCCTATCTCCGCAAGCTCAACATGCAGCTGTCGTCGAAGATGCGCTTCGTCTCGGCGCAGCTGATCGCGCTGTACGAGGGCGACCTGTACCTGCGCAACGCGCGCCACGCCAACGCCATGGCGGCGCGTCTGCGGGCGGCGGTCGAGGCGGGGATCGCCGACGGATCGATCACCGGCGTGGCCTTCAGCCAGCCGACGCAGGCGAACGGTGTCTTCGCGACACTCCCCGACGGTGTCGCCGATGCGCTCCGCGAGACGTTCCGTTTCTACGACTGGGATGCCGCGAAGAACGAGGTCCGCTGGATGTGCTCGTTCGACACCACCGAATCCGACGTCGACGCGTTCATCGCGGAACTCGCCCGGCTGACCGGCGGTGCGCGCGGCTGA
- a CDS encoding NUDIX hydrolase family protein gives MAVRTPDPDPDERDDDGSQRDPLRDLGAAFGRSERQSADASFGTPGGGAAGNPAWLTDVELAEARRRLPMLYVEAIPVRTDGMGAVTEIGVLLRATPIGEITRTIVSGRVRYGETVRDALFRHLENDLGPMAFPLLPPQPVPFTVAEYFPIPGVSAFHDDRQHAVSLAFVVPVTGTCEPRQDALEVTWMTPEEASSDALAAEMEGGRSTLLRLALASVGALR, from the coding sequence ATGGCCGTCCGCACCCCCGATCCCGACCCCGACGAGCGCGACGACGACGGGTCGCAACGGGATCCGCTGCGTGATCTCGGGGCGGCATTCGGGCGGTCGGAGCGGCAGAGCGCCGACGCGTCCTTCGGAACGCCCGGCGGCGGAGCGGCGGGCAACCCCGCCTGGCTCACCGACGTCGAACTGGCCGAGGCGCGACGCCGGCTGCCGATGCTCTACGTCGAGGCGATCCCCGTCCGCACCGACGGGATGGGCGCCGTCACCGAGATCGGTGTGCTGCTGCGCGCGACGCCGATCGGCGAGATCACCCGCACCATCGTGTCGGGGCGGGTCCGCTACGGCGAGACGGTGCGCGATGCGCTGTTCCGTCACCTCGAGAACGACCTGGGGCCGATGGCCTTCCCGCTCCTGCCGCCTCAGCCGGTGCCGTTCACCGTTGCGGAGTACTTCCCGATCCCGGGCGTCAGCGCGTTCCACGACGACCGCCAGCACGCCGTCTCTCTCGCGTTCGTCGTTCCGGTGACCGGCACGTGCGAGCCGCGTCAGGACGCGCTCGAGGTCACCTGGATGACCCCCGAGGAGGCGTCCTCCGACGCGCTCGCCGCCGAGATGGAGGGCGGCCGGTCGACGCTGCTCCGTCTCGCGCTCGCCTCGGTCGGCGCGCTCCGGTAG
- a CDS encoding alpha/beta hydrolase, protein MVAAASLDPDAVLWSAPPHERAGRPLLVLLHGYGSNEQDLFGLLPYLPDAFVVASVRAPLSPPFPVPGHSWFPIDGPQRRDPDQVAAAVTGLLEWLDDVRGDAAPVGLLGFSQGGAMALQALRTRPDAAAFAVVLAGFALPGAVDGDEELAAARPPVFWGRGSRDEVIAADLVAHTAQWLPDHVDLSGRVYADLAHSVSEDELADVRVFLEKRLAAISWPRLLERRAPRGRPPGPGSPAG, encoded by the coding sequence ATGGTCGCCGCCGCTTCCCTCGATCCCGACGCCGTGCTCTGGTCTGCGCCGCCTCACGAACGCGCGGGGCGGCCGCTGCTCGTGCTCCTGCACGGGTACGGCTCGAACGAGCAGGACCTGTTCGGGCTCCTCCCCTATCTGCCGGACGCCTTCGTCGTGGCATCCGTCCGCGCACCGCTGTCGCCGCCGTTCCCCGTGCCGGGGCACTCCTGGTTCCCGATCGACGGGCCGCAGCGCCGCGACCCCGACCAGGTCGCCGCCGCGGTGACCGGGCTACTCGAGTGGCTCGACGACGTGCGGGGGGATGCCGCGCCGGTGGGTCTGCTCGGGTTCTCGCAGGGCGGCGCGATGGCGCTTCAGGCGCTCCGCACGCGCCCGGACGCCGCAGCCTTCGCGGTGGTGCTCGCGGGGTTCGCGCTGCCTGGCGCGGTGGACGGGGATGAGGAACTCGCCGCGGCCCGGCCGCCCGTGTTCTGGGGCCGGGGCTCGCGGGACGAGGTGATCGCGGCGGACCTCGTCGCCCACACCGCGCAGTGGCTTCCCGATCACGTCGATCTCAGCGGTCGCGTCTACGCGGACCTCGCCCACAGCGTCTCGGAGGACGAACTCGCCGACGTTCGCGTGTTCCTCGAGAAGCGGCTGGCGGCGATCAGCTGGCCCCGGCTCCTCGAGCGACGAGCGCCACGAGGAAGGCCGCCCGGCCCCGGGTCTCCAGCGGGTTGA
- a CDS encoding PucR family transcriptional regulator ligand-binding domain-containing protein produces MLPTQSRLVAEVDVLRVGDLLRWGHPRIDLVGESVGLDRAVRWGLPTDLLDPSPYLRGGELVLTSGISIRDAASQRAFVRSVRRTRPAAIGYALGVVESAVPPALISAANAAGLAVLSVPPDVPFVEITRRIAHEQQRHDAEELARESVGAIFDMVRRGHASAVVLRERLIHVLGDVPGVWVLAARGRVLRPLDSALVGTTGGFSVAVVPATQPGPPTDDLLAGDVGWSGPVDPAALAGALREAIAAASLAARHGAPRGPRDLATWEGLIERLTPEQLAPFRDRLLAPLIDYDARHRTTLLETVERLCQRDGSVISAASDLFVHVNTVRKRVERIEALTGLNPLETRGRAAFLVALVARGAGAS; encoded by the coding sequence GTGCTCCCGACCCAATCGCGCCTCGTCGCGGAGGTCGACGTGCTCCGGGTGGGCGATCTCCTTCGCTGGGGGCACCCGCGGATCGATCTCGTCGGCGAGTCGGTGGGTCTCGACCGCGCCGTGCGGTGGGGGTTGCCCACCGACCTGCTCGACCCATCGCCGTATCTGCGTGGCGGGGAGCTCGTCCTGACGTCAGGGATTTCGATTCGGGATGCCGCGTCTCAGCGTGCGTTCGTGCGGTCGGTCCGGCGCACTCGTCCCGCGGCCATCGGCTACGCCTTGGGAGTCGTGGAATCGGCGGTGCCTCCGGCGTTGATCTCAGCGGCGAACGCCGCGGGGTTGGCGGTGCTGTCGGTGCCTCCAGATGTGCCGTTCGTCGAGATCACCCGACGGATCGCCCACGAACAGCAGCGGCACGACGCCGAGGAGCTTGCGCGGGAATCGGTGGGAGCGATCTTCGACATGGTCCGCCGCGGCCACGCCAGCGCTGTCGTTCTTCGCGAGCGCCTCATCCACGTGCTTGGGGACGTCCCCGGGGTGTGGGTCCTGGCAGCAAGGGGGCGCGTGCTGCGCCCCCTTGACTCGGCTCTGGTGGGAACGACCGGCGGATTCTCCGTCGCTGTCGTGCCCGCGACGCAGCCAGGTCCGCCTACCGACGATCTGCTGGCGGGGGATGTGGGGTGGAGCGGCCCGGTCGATCCGGCCGCCCTCGCGGGAGCGTTGCGTGAGGCGATCGCGGCGGCGTCCCTCGCGGCACGGCACGGAGCGCCTCGGGGCCCCCGAGATCTCGCGACATGGGAGGGTCTCATCGAGCGACTCACTCCCGAGCAGCTCGCTCCATTCCGCGATCGCCTGCTCGCCCCTCTCATCGACTATGACGCACGTCACCGGACCACCCTTCTCGAGACGGTCGAGCGATTGTGTCAGCGAGACGGATCCGTCATCTCCGCGGCGAGCGATCTCTTCGTGCACGTGAACACGGTGCGCAAGCGGGTGGAGCGCATCGAAGCGTTGACCGGGCTCAACCCGCTGGAGACCCGGGGCCGGGCGGCCTTCCTCGTGGCGCTCGTCGCTCGAGGAGCCGGGGCCAGCTGA